From the Methylomonas sp. MK1 genome, one window contains:
- the fchA gene encoding methenyltetrahydrofolate cyclohydrolase, with protein MSEIKDKSVETFLDELASKQATPGGGSAAAVMGAQAAALTSMVCNLTIGKPKYAEVEAKMQALLTEAEALRAILIGMIKADVDVFDKLMACYGLSKSTDEEKALRTQQIQAVLKEATIVPLECAKACAKAIELSRVAAEHGNLGVISDAGVAVMAGYAGLKSAALNVQINAASLKDRAFAEERLAELDTLLQAGELAAEQIYRIVSEKL; from the coding sequence ATGAGCGAAATCAAAGATAAATCGGTAGAAACATTTCTGGACGAATTGGCCAGCAAGCAAGCTACCCCCGGTGGTGGTAGTGCGGCGGCGGTGATGGGCGCGCAAGCGGCCGCTTTAACCAGCATGGTCTGTAACCTGACCATCGGCAAACCCAAATACGCTGAGGTGGAAGCGAAAATGCAGGCCCTATTGACCGAAGCCGAAGCTTTACGCGCGATCTTGATTGGCATGATCAAAGCCGATGTCGATGTGTTCGACAAACTGATGGCGTGTTATGGGCTGTCTAAAAGCACCGATGAAGAAAAGGCTTTGCGCACCCAGCAAATCCAGGCCGTGTTGAAAGAGGCTACTATCGTACCTTTGGAATGCGCGAAAGCCTGTGCCAAGGCCATTGAATTGAGTCGGGTGGCTGCGGAACACGGCAATCTGGGGGTGATCAGCGATGCCGGCGTCGCGGTGATGGCGGGCTACGCTGGCTTAAAAAGCGCGGCGCTGAACGTGCAAATTAACGCCGCCAGTTTGAAAGACAGGGCGTTCGCCGAAGAACGGCTCGCCGAACTGGATACGCTTTTGCAAGCAGGCGAACTGGCCGCCGAGCAGATTTACCGGATAGTCAGCGAAAAGCTTTAA
- a CDS encoding electron transport complex subunit E yields the protein MNLSILFSEQYRKIARDGLWDNNVVLTQNLALCPLLAVTGTATNGLGMGLATMVVMVASNAAVSASRHLIPSEIRIPIFVLLIAALVTLVDIFLNAWMHELHKVLGLFIPLIVTNCVILGRAEAFASKQPVMPSMWDGLMMGVGFTAAMVVLGAMREISSAGTLFANASVLLGESFRFLETTLIPEYKGFLLMALPPGGFIMLGFMVALKRLLDRKAAAKITEPIITDAIVLEEGA from the coding sequence ATGAATCTTTCGATTCTGTTTTCAGAACAATATAGAAAAATCGCCCGCGACGGCCTGTGGGATAACAATGTAGTGCTGACACAGAATCTGGCCTTGTGCCCGTTGCTGGCGGTAACCGGGACGGCGACCAACGGCTTGGGCATGGGTCTAGCGACCATGGTGGTGATGGTGGCATCCAATGCCGCGGTATCGGCGAGCCGGCACCTGATTCCCTCGGAAATCCGTATCCCGATTTTCGTGTTGCTGATTGCCGCATTGGTGACCTTGGTGGATATTTTTCTGAACGCCTGGATGCACGAATTGCATAAGGTGCTCGGCTTGTTTATCCCGTTGATTGTTACCAACTGCGTCATTCTCGGCAGGGCCGAGGCTTTTGCCTCCAAACAACCGGTGATGCCGTCGATGTGGGACGGCTTGATGATGGGTGTGGGGTTTACCGCTGCGATGGTGGTGCTGGGAGCGATGCGGGAGATTAGTTCGGCTGGCACCTTGTTCGCCAATGCGTCTGTGTTGTTGGGCGAAAGTTTCCGGTTTTTGGAAACCACTTTGATTCCGGAATACAAAGGCTTTTTGCTGATGGCTTTGCCGCCGGGTGGTTTCATCATGCTGGGTTTCATGGTGGCGCTGAAGCGGCTGTTGGACCGGAAAGCGGCAGCCAAAATTACCGAACCTATCATTACTGATGCGATTGTCTTGGAAGAAGGAGCGTAA
- the nifA gene encoding nif-specific transcriptional activator NifA translates to MSDRLLLVESELDTLFLVSQLLNSTHDLRTKLKGILEILHKRNGLHFGMITLRDVDDDSMSICEIYGDGIDRSVRYQPGEGLVGAILDEGSTIVVERIADEPRFLSRLGVYNPDLPFIGSPLAIEQGEVVGILAAQPCTSTFLGERARFMEMVANLIAQSVNMLRVMERKQNELASERDYLKQTLVKNYRFENIIGHSEPMLKVFDIIRQVAKWHTTVLIRGESGTGKEVVASSIHFNSACANGPFLKLNCAALPDTLLESELFGHEKGAFSGAIGQRKGRFELADNGTLFLDEIGEISASFQAKLLRVLQEGEFERVGGVRTLKVNVRIIAATNRNLEQEVAEGNFREDLYYRLNVMPINMPPLRERIEDIPELASFLLNRISRQQGGRPLEIKESAIRILMKHDWPGNVRELENRLERAAIMSQEGIIDRDVIASTGLENEIGISRTPQSIKHIDLHDENMDERERVIAALEQSGWVQAKAARLLDMTPRQIAYRIQTLNINVKQI, encoded by the coding sequence ATGAGTGATCGTTTATTACTGGTTGAATCCGAGCTGGATACCCTGTTTCTCGTCAGTCAATTGCTGAATAGCACGCATGACTTACGCACCAAACTAAAGGGTATTCTGGAGATTTTGCACAAGCGTAACGGTCTGCATTTCGGCATGATCACCCTACGCGATGTCGATGACGATAGCATGAGCATTTGCGAGATCTACGGCGACGGCATAGACCGCTCGGTGCGTTACCAGCCGGGCGAAGGGCTGGTGGGTGCAATCCTCGACGAAGGCAGTACTATCGTCGTGGAACGCATTGCCGACGAACCGCGTTTTTTAAGCCGCTTAGGCGTCTATAATCCGGATTTACCGTTTATCGGTTCACCATTAGCCATCGAGCAAGGCGAAGTGGTCGGCATTTTGGCCGCGCAGCCTTGTACCTCGACATTTTTGGGCGAACGCGCCCGCTTCATGGAAATGGTCGCCAATCTGATCGCCCAAAGCGTGAACATGTTGCGAGTGATGGAGCGCAAGCAAAACGAACTGGCCAGCGAACGCGACTACTTAAAACAAACCCTGGTCAAAAATTACCGCTTCGAAAACATCATCGGTCATTCCGAGCCGATGCTGAAAGTGTTCGACATCATCCGCCAGGTGGCCAAATGGCATACCACGGTGTTGATTCGCGGCGAATCCGGCACCGGTAAGGAAGTAGTCGCCAGCTCAATACACTTTAATTCGGCCTGCGCCAACGGCCCGTTTCTTAAGTTGAACTGCGCAGCGCTGCCCGACACCTTGCTGGAATCCGAGTTATTCGGCCATGAAAAAGGCGCTTTCAGCGGCGCAATCGGCCAGCGCAAGGGCCGCTTTGAACTAGCGGACAACGGCACGCTGTTTCTCGACGAAATTGGCGAGATTTCCGCATCTTTTCAGGCCAAGTTACTGCGCGTACTGCAAGAAGGCGAGTTCGAGCGGGTCGGCGGCGTCAGAACTTTGAAAGTAAACGTCCGCATCATTGCCGCTACCAACCGCAATCTGGAGCAGGAAGTAGCGGAAGGCAATTTTCGGGAAGATTTGTATTACCGCTTGAACGTGATGCCCATTAACATGCCGCCGCTCCGTGAGCGTATCGAAGACATTCCGGAACTGGCCAGTTTTCTCTTAAACCGGATTTCCCGCCAACAAGGCGGCCGGCCTCTGGAAATTAAGGAAAGTGCGATCCGGATTCTGATGAAACACGATTGGCCGGGCAACGTCCGCGAATTAGAAAATCGGCTGGAGCGGGCGGCGATTATGAGCCAGGAAGGGATTATCGACCGCGACGTGATCGCCAGCACCGGCCTGGAAAACGAGATCGGTATCAGCCGCACCCCGCAATCGATCAAACACATCGATCTGCACGACGAGAACATGGACGAACGGGAGCGAGTGATCGCTGCGCTGGAGCAAAGCGGCTGGGTGCAAGCCAAGGCTGCCAGACTGCTGGATATGACGCCTAGGCAGATTGCTTATCGGATTCAGACTTTGAATATCAACGTGAAGCAGATTTAG
- the rsxG gene encoding electron transport complex subunit RsxG yields MNSEPVKSPPKANQYVEYALRTLSNFRQKLAVWLEPGNLEQLRPLLQYQAGVLGGFALLAAILLGVADLATRGVIELRLQEDLQANLEQVVPAELYDNNLLNDSVLLPSADANLGAEQTEVYLAKKSGLVNAVCFKFVAPDGYAGPISLVMGIDSKGEILGVRVIAHVETPGLGDKIEVTKSKWVLSFNGKSLNNLTVEQWAVKKDGGVFDQFSGATITPRKVVQAIKRGLEFYKVHQAELLAEK; encoded by the coding sequence ATGAATTCCGAACCCGTTAAATCACCTCCTAAAGCGAACCAATACGTCGAGTATGCCTTGCGTACCTTGAGTAACTTTAGGCAAAAACTGGCCGTGTGGCTGGAGCCAGGAAATTTGGAACAACTGCGGCCGCTATTACAGTATCAGGCCGGCGTGTTGGGGGGATTTGCATTGCTGGCGGCGATTTTATTGGGTGTTGCCGATCTGGCGACGCGCGGCGTGATAGAGCTGCGCTTGCAGGAAGATCTACAGGCCAACTTGGAACAAGTGGTTCCGGCAGAACTTTACGATAACAATTTGCTGAATGACAGCGTGCTGCTGCCTTCTGCCGATGCCAATCTGGGCGCTGAGCAAACTGAGGTCTATCTGGCTAAAAAGTCTGGTTTGGTTAACGCGGTCTGTTTTAAATTCGTCGCACCTGACGGTTATGCCGGGCCGATCAGTTTGGTGATGGGTATCGACAGCAAAGGTGAAATCCTAGGAGTGCGGGTTATCGCTCATGTCGAAACACCGGGATTGGGCGATAAGATTGAAGTGACCAAGTCCAAATGGGTACTGTCCTTCAACGGCAAATCCTTAAATAACCTGACTGTCGAACAGTGGGCGGTAAAAAAAGACGGCGGCGTGTTCGATCAGTTTAGCGGAGCGACGATTACACCACGCAAAGTCGTACAGGCCATTAAGCGGGGATTGGAGTTTTATAAGGTGCATCAGGCGGAGTTGTTGGCTGAGAAATAA
- the rsxC gene encoding electron transport complex subunit RsxC: protein MFALFENPRLRGGIHAEEHKAETSPLSIVTDFPLPKKLYIPVQQHVGKPAEPVVKVGEKVLKGQLLAYSQGTISAPVHAPTSGVIADVKDFPAPHPSALPIRTVVIESDGKEQWAELVVPEDPFQLEPEEICQRVGAAGVVGLGGAVFPSAVKLSLGRKNKIHTLLINAGECEPYLTCDDRLMQERAEQIVAGIRLMLRGMDAPKALVGIEDNKPEAFAAMQLASRDFANIVVAQVPTRYPMGWDRQMLRYLTGQEIPADGRATDIGVVVHNVATAFAVYQAICLGQPLISRVVTVSGAAVAKPRNVEVPIGTLMSEVLAFCGLEKSKMARLVMGGPMMGDALPLAEVPVVKACNGILALSAADIDEPPVQPCIRCSSCVTACPVGLLPLEMASRIKANQLDSAVDLGLKDCISCGSCSYVCPSNIPLVHYFKFASGELVKRQQAEHKAEQTKRLVEDRNNRMERARLEAEAEALRAQEARAARLAAAQQAQAAPAEETV, encoded by the coding sequence ATGTTCGCCTTGTTCGAGAATCCCCGCTTGCGCGGCGGCATCCACGCTGAAGAGCACAAAGCCGAAACCTCTCCGCTCAGCATTGTTACCGATTTTCCATTGCCTAAGAAGTTGTACATTCCGGTGCAACAGCATGTCGGCAAGCCTGCCGAGCCCGTAGTTAAAGTCGGCGAAAAAGTTTTGAAGGGACAATTGCTGGCATATAGCCAAGGCACCATTTCGGCGCCTGTTCATGCACCAACATCGGGCGTTATCGCCGATGTGAAGGATTTTCCGGCCCCGCATCCGTCCGCCTTGCCGATTCGTACCGTAGTGATTGAAAGCGACGGGAAAGAACAATGGGCCGAATTAGTGGTGCCGGAAGATCCGTTTCAACTAGAGCCGGAAGAAATTTGTCAACGCGTCGGCGCCGCCGGTGTGGTGGGTTTGGGAGGTGCGGTATTCCCGTCGGCGGTCAAACTAAGTTTGGGCCGCAAAAACAAGATTCACACCCTTTTGATCAACGCCGGCGAATGCGAGCCTTATCTGACTTGCGATGACCGCTTGATGCAGGAGCGCGCCGAACAAATCGTTGCCGGTATCAGGTTAATGTTACGCGGTATGGATGCTCCCAAGGCCTTGGTAGGTATCGAAGATAATAAGCCCGAGGCTTTTGCGGCCATGCAGCTGGCCAGCCGGGATTTTGCCAATATCGTCGTGGCACAAGTGCCGACTCGCTACCCGATGGGCTGGGATCGGCAAATGTTGCGCTACTTAACCGGCCAGGAAATTCCTGCCGATGGCCGGGCTACCGACATCGGCGTGGTGGTGCATAACGTCGCCACCGCCTTTGCTGTCTATCAAGCGATATGTCTGGGTCAGCCTTTGATTAGCCGAGTAGTCACCGTATCCGGCGCCGCCGTCGCCAAACCCAGAAATGTGGAAGTGCCGATCGGCACCTTGATGTCGGAAGTGCTGGCATTTTGCGGTTTGGAAAAATCGAAAATGGCCCGCTTGGTGATGGGCGGACCGATGATGGGCGACGCGCTGCCGCTGGCCGAAGTGCCGGTCGTCAAAGCCTGCAATGGCATTTTGGCCTTGTCCGCTGCCGATATTGACGAACCGCCGGTACAGCCCTGTATTCGTTGCTCCAGTTGCGTGACTGCTTGTCCGGTAGGCTTGTTGCCCTTGGAGATGGCCAGCCGCATCAAAGCCAATCAATTAGACTCGGCGGTTGATTTGGGCCTAAAAGACTGCATCAGTTGCGGCAGTTGTTCTTATGTCTGCCCGTCGAATATACCCTTGGTGCATTACTTTAAATTCGCTTCCGGCGAGTTAGTGAAGCGGCAACAAGCCGAGCACAAGGCTGAACAAACCAAGCGTTTAGTCGAGGATAGAAATAATCGGATGGAACGGGCTAGGTTGGAAGCTGAAGCGGAAGCCCTGCGCGCTCAGGAAGCCAGAGCCGCCCGTCTGGCTGCCGCACAACAGGCGCAAGCAGCGCCAGCAGAGGAAACCGTATGA
- a CDS encoding RnfH family protein, with protein MNVGVCYAQADRQIWLRLEVPEGSTIAEAIELSGVLTQYPEIDLESQKVGIFGKLAKLDAPVKEGDRVEIYRKITADPAQVQRRRVA; from the coding sequence ATGAATGTGGGTGTATGTTATGCGCAGGCCGACAGGCAAATCTGGTTGCGGCTGGAAGTGCCGGAGGGTAGTACCATCGCCGAAGCGATAGAATTGTCCGGCGTGTTGACGCAGTATCCGGAGATCGATCTGGAAAGCCAAAAGGTCGGGATTTTCGGTAAACTGGCAAAATTGGATGCGCCGGTCAAGGAAGGTGATCGCGTGGAGATTTATCGTAAAATCACCGCAGATCCCGCGCAAGTCCAGCGGAGGCGGGTGGCTTAG
- a CDS encoding (2Fe-2S)-binding protein — translation MYVCVCKAVTDSQLDAAIDSGLCSRKQLVKCFGVGGDCGKCNKDIAQILDRKNACRLLQAANDAQLITKTGEI, via the coding sequence ATGTACGTTTGTGTCTGCAAAGCCGTAACCGATAGCCAACTTGATGCCGCTATAGACAGCGGTTTATGCTCGCGGAAACAGCTGGTTAAGTGTTTCGGTGTCGGTGGCGATTGCGGTAAATGTAACAAGGACATTGCGCAAATTTTGGATAGAAAAAATGCATGTCGGCTATTGCAGGCTGCCAATGATGCACAACTAATCACTAAAACCGGGGAGATTTGA
- a CDS encoding RnfABCDGE type electron transport complex subunit D, which translates to MSNKPISGPHVAATRRVDQIMRLVIIALAPATACGVLLFGWPALYLLAVTVLSAMAFEGLCLKMKGVAAMPYLRDGSAIVTGLLVAMTLPPWAPWWIGVVGSALAIVLGKHVYGGLGQNLFNPAMLARVALLISFPIEMTTWANVSPLFTGPGVIDSLAITFGGLENPDAVTGATTLGWVKTEFSQNRLLPGSLIEYSGFLAFLGWERGSLGETSSLLLLAGGIWLMRQGVIKWHIPVSLLFSIFLLSTVFHTWDSQHYMGPWVHLNSGAVMLVAFFIATDYVTSPNTPLGQVIFGAGCGLLIFVIRSWGGYPEGTGFAILLMNAVTPLIDHYIRPRIYGRYRNGKPLDISNS; encoded by the coding sequence ATGAGTAATAAACCGATTAGCGGGCCTCACGTTGCGGCTACCCGCCGCGTCGATCAAATCATGCGCTTGGTCATTATTGCCCTGGCGCCGGCCACGGCCTGCGGTGTGTTGTTGTTCGGCTGGCCAGCGCTGTATTTGCTGGCGGTAACTGTATTGTCGGCGATGGCTTTTGAAGGTTTGTGTTTGAAGATGAAAGGCGTGGCGGCGATGCCTTATCTGCGCGACGGCTCGGCGATAGTCACCGGTTTGCTGGTGGCAATGACCTTGCCGCCTTGGGCGCCTTGGTGGATAGGCGTAGTCGGTTCGGCGTTGGCGATTGTATTGGGCAAGCACGTCTACGGCGGCTTGGGGCAAAACCTGTTCAATCCGGCCATGCTGGCCAGGGTGGCTTTGCTGATTTCCTTTCCTATCGAGATGACTACCTGGGCCAACGTATCGCCTCTGTTCACCGGGCCCGGCGTGATCGATAGCTTGGCAATAACCTTTGGCGGTTTGGAAAATCCCGATGCGGTGACCGGCGCCACGACGTTGGGCTGGGTCAAGACCGAGTTTTCGCAAAACCGGCTGTTGCCCGGCAGTTTGATCGAGTATTCTGGATTTTTAGCGTTTCTTGGTTGGGAGCGCGGTAGTCTGGGGGAAACCTCTTCGTTATTGTTGTTGGCCGGCGGTATCTGGTTGATGCGGCAGGGTGTCATCAAATGGCACATTCCCGTCTCGCTGCTATTCAGTATTTTCCTGCTGTCGACGGTTTTTCATACCTGGGATAGTCAGCACTATATGGGGCCGTGGGTACATCTGAATTCCGGTGCGGTAATGCTGGTGGCGTTTTTTATCGCGACGGACTACGTCACTTCGCCTAACACACCTTTAGGCCAAGTGATTTTCGGCGCCGGCTGCGGTTTATTGATTTTCGTGATCCGTTCTTGGGGCGGTTATCCGGAAGGCACCGGTTTTGCGATTTTATTGATGAACGCAGTCACTCCTCTCATCGATCATTACATTCGTCCGAGAATTTATGGCCGCTACCGTAACGGCAAGCCGCTCGATATTTCCAATTCCTGA
- the bfr gene encoding bacterioferritin, with the protein MQGDKKVIEFLNKALENELTAINQYFLHARMFKNWGFQKLNEKEYHESIDEMKHADQLIERILFLEGLPNLQSLGRLMIGENPKEMLECDLKLEHLALPLLRDAIAYCESINDYVTRELFEHILENEEEHVDWLETQMELIEKIGIQNYLQSQM; encoded by the coding sequence ATGCAAGGCGATAAAAAAGTTATCGAATTTTTAAATAAAGCACTAGAAAACGAATTAACGGCCATCAATCAATATTTTTTGCACGCCCGGATGTTCAAAAATTGGGGCTTTCAAAAGCTGAATGAAAAGGAATATCACGAATCGATCGACGAGATGAAACACGCCGATCAATTGATCGAGAGGATTTTGTTTCTGGAAGGCTTGCCTAATCTGCAAAGCCTGGGCCGTTTGATGATAGGCGAAAATCCCAAGGAAATGCTGGAATGCGACCTTAAGTTGGAGCACCTGGCCTTGCCGTTATTAAGAGATGCGATTGCTTATTGTGAAAGCATCAACGACTACGTCACCAGAGAGTTGTTCGAGCATATTCTGGAAAACGAAGAAGAGCATGTCGATTGGTTGGAAACCCAGATGGAGCTGATCGAAAAAATCGGTATTCAAAACTATCTGCAATCGCAGATGTAA
- the rsxA gene encoding electron transport complex subunit RsxA gives MSEYLLLILGTALVNNVVLVKFLGLCPFMGVSNKLDTALGMGLATTFVLTLASAASWVLEHRLLIPFDIGFLRVLGFILVIAAVVQFTEMVIHKTSPVMYQVLGIFLPLITTNCAVLGVALLNIQEKYNFVQSLLFGFGSAMGFTLVMVLFAGLRERLALMAVPALFSGTPIAFITAGILSLAFMGFAGLYSK, from the coding sequence ATGAGCGAATACTTACTACTGATATTGGGTACGGCCTTGGTCAACAATGTCGTGTTGGTCAAGTTTTTAGGTTTATGCCCGTTCATGGGGGTTTCCAACAAGCTGGATACCGCATTGGGCATGGGTTTGGCGACCACGTTTGTCTTGACCCTGGCTTCTGCGGCCAGTTGGGTGTTGGAACATCGCTTATTGATACCGTTCGATATCGGTTTTTTGCGAGTGCTGGGTTTTATTCTGGTGATCGCCGCAGTCGTGCAGTTTACCGAGATGGTGATACACAAAACCAGTCCGGTCATGTACCAGGTTTTAGGGATTTTTTTACCGCTGATTACGACTAATTGCGCGGTTTTGGGTGTGGCCCTGCTTAACATCCAAGAGAAATACAATTTCGTGCAAAGCCTGCTGTTCGGCTTTGGTTCGGCAATGGGTTTTACCCTGGTGATGGTGCTCTTCGCCGGTCTACGTGAACGCTTAGCGCTCATGGCAGTGCCGGCGCTTTTTTCCGGCACCCCCATCGCATTTATCACCGCCGGCATACTGTCGCTGGCGTTTATGGGATTCGCGGGGCTTTACAGCAAATAA
- the nifL gene encoding nitrogen fixation negative regulator NifL, translating into MTKSTPDYLQGQIEIDTADMLSPALNALGQSLKGGKASKTLPFSLFVKAVEQAPVAISITDKKANILYINQAFTDVTGYNAAEILGKNESELSDKSTPRQIYYDLWHTISRKQVWHGQLINRQKMGQRYLADLIIAPMFDDRGAISHYIGMHRDVTQAHYAEQQVSNQKQLIESVLNASPVAMVVLDSDKRVVLDNQMYKMLISELDKKEPALFFLEALEQDMGDLWGENIDRQLGFANREVRIESSGLKGTRWFSCSGNWFIENDVCADTFFARQSKDYLLLTINDISPLRRQQEKLQIQTLRTMLAEEEHIRSIRETLLGAMHQIRQPLNQINAAIQIMTQRNDAHNSPIRDLLGQVQKMGEETLTTLQRCVPEIPESAVVPVNLNQLLHEVMLLYSTKFLANGIVVDWLPNPVLPNILGAENKLRMLFKQLIDNAVNAMNRASSQERIIKISTTIEHDWVCVSVADSGPGIPANQRSKVFEPFFTTNQSTAGVQAGMGLVMSKEIVNQHNGMIEIDPQYKNGCSFKIRFPCQKNLAMVNIHE; encoded by the coding sequence ATGACCAAATCCACCCCTGACTACCTGCAAGGCCAGATTGAGATTGATACGGCCGATATGCTATCGCCTGCCCTAAATGCTCTCGGGCAATCGCTCAAAGGCGGTAAAGCCTCTAAAACCCTGCCGTTTTCCTTATTTGTTAAGGCTGTGGAGCAGGCACCGGTCGCCATTTCAATTACCGATAAAAAAGCCAACATCCTTTATATCAACCAAGCCTTCACCGATGTAACTGGCTACAACGCCGCTGAAATTCTTGGTAAGAACGAATCCGAACTATCCGACAAGTCCACTCCCAGGCAAATCTATTACGATTTATGGCACACCATTTCCCGTAAACAGGTTTGGCACGGTCAACTGATCAATCGGCAAAAAATGGGCCAACGCTATTTAGCTGATCTGATCATCGCGCCCATGTTCGACGACCGCGGCGCCATTAGCCACTACATCGGTATGCACCGTGATGTCACCCAAGCGCATTACGCGGAGCAGCAGGTCAGCAACCAAAAACAGTTGATCGAATCGGTGTTGAACGCCTCGCCGGTAGCAATGGTGGTCCTGGATAGCGACAAACGCGTCGTCCTCGACAATCAGATGTACAAAATGTTGATCAGCGAACTCGATAAGAAAGAACCCGCCTTGTTTTTCCTAGAGGCTCTGGAACAAGACATGGGCGATTTATGGGGTGAAAACATCGACAGACAACTAGGTTTCGCCAATCGCGAAGTGCGGATTGAAAGTTCCGGGCTCAAGGGTACGCGCTGGTTTTCCTGTTCCGGTAACTGGTTTATCGAAAACGACGTCTGCGCCGACACCTTCTTCGCCAGACAATCCAAGGACTATTTATTGTTGACCATTAACGACATCAGTCCCTTGCGCCGCCAGCAGGAAAAGCTGCAAATCCAAACTCTGCGCACCATGCTGGCCGAAGAGGAGCATATCCGCAGTATCCGCGAAACCTTGCTGGGGGCAATGCACCAGATTCGCCAGCCCTTAAACCAGATCAACGCGGCGATTCAAATCATGACCCAACGCAATGATGCCCACAACAGTCCGATCCGCGACCTGCTGGGCCAAGTGCAAAAAATGGGGGAAGAAACGCTCACCACCTTGCAGCGTTGCGTGCCGGAAATTCCGGAATCAGCGGTGGTACCGGTGAATTTGAATCAGCTGTTGCACGAAGTCATGCTGCTCTATAGCACCAAATTTCTGGCAAACGGCATCGTGGTGGATTGGTTGCCAAACCCGGTATTGCCGAATATTCTCGGCGCCGAGAACAAGTTACGCATGTTATTCAAGCAATTGATCGACAACGCGGTCAATGCGATGAACCGGGCCAGCAGCCAGGAACGCATCATCAAAATCAGTACGACTATCGAGCATGATTGGGTGTGCGTCTCGGTAGCCGATTCCGGCCCCGGCATACCCGCCAATCAACGGAGTAAGGTGTTCGAACCGTTTTTTACGACAAATCAAAGCACCGCCGGCGTCCAGGCCGGCATGGGACTGGTCATGAGTAAGGAAATCGTCAATCAGCATAACGGCATGATAGAAATCGACCCGCAGTATAAAAATGGTTGTAGTTTTAAAATCCGCTTTCCCTGTCAAAAAAACCTAGCCATGGTGAACATCCATGAGTGA
- the rsxB gene encoding electron transport complex subunit RsxB, translated as MYVLSAIVILTSLGLLLGVALGIAAKYLKVESDPLIETIEALMPGSQCGQCGFPGCRPAAEALVSGAAPVTLCPPGGTSLVEQLAKLLGVDVDLSQTQDQEAMVARVSEETCTGCTRCFKVCPTDAIVGAPKQIHAVVADACIGCKKCVEVCPTECLQMHPVEVTLRNWRWPKPLAA; from the coding sequence ATGTACGTTTTATCTGCCATTGTTATTTTGACATCGCTAGGATTGTTGCTGGGCGTGGCTTTGGGGATTGCCGCCAAATATCTAAAGGTGGAATCGGACCCTTTAATAGAAACCATCGAGGCCTTAATGCCCGGTTCGCAATGCGGGCAGTGCGGCTTTCCCGGCTGCCGACCAGCTGCGGAAGCTCTGGTATCGGGCGCTGCACCGGTGACATTGTGTCCGCCAGGCGGCACATCTCTCGTCGAACAGCTCGCCAAATTACTAGGCGTCGATGTCGATTTAAGCCAAACGCAAGATCAAGAAGCAATGGTGGCTAGGGTTAGCGAAGAAACCTGCACCGGCTGTACCCGCTGCTTCAAGGTTTGTCCTACCGACGCCATCGTCGGCGCACCAAAACAGATCCACGCCGTAGTAGCGGATGCCTGCATCGGTTGCAAAAAATGCGTGGAAGTATGCCCTACCGAATGTCTGCAAATGCACCCTGTTGAAGTGACCTTGCGCAACTGGCGCTGGCCGAAACCGCTGGCCGCCTGA